The following are encoded together in the Bombus pascuorum chromosome 10, iyBomPasc1.1, whole genome shotgun sequence genome:
- the LOC132911074 gene encoding protein regulator of cytokinesis 1-like isoform X2 yields MDQIGVLTKELGTNITNAGYENLSLKEVEEALRADLQNLQYCKTQRVTHLKKLLAKEKSLCKVLGTQPINIEEKLPSEEELKSFELYLEKQEGEKCRLEAIFNEQRRAIVRMMDDLGTSPSSSFQHIVYEDDENYVFSNSNMSKLKELREELEHKVNSAKEHVEDIRQELIALWKYLNEPEHICQSFLSSYQGYSVATINALTTELERCKEKRKQNIAKYVSQVRSELVKLWDLCKFSEQQRKEFIYFYSHTYTEDLLTLHELEVKRIQEFYDSNKSIYELLQERDDLWTKMKELLQRANNPDRFYNRGGQLLMEEKERKTIQKKLPKIEEQLRNLIKEYENMHEEIFTINGMSVEELLKESWEHLNEEKESIKKARKEGKDKSAKKATPIVSKIPSKLALSSSKKFSIRRHTPLNFSKRKLFCSPSPNTSAKRRNKSIGASGSKSKRNSKGTSSKKGLKQKNQNENSMLQSSTATDTTYSKFEEHLEDKKELRSSLLPEKVLANASKPRSKSRRRSIRTPAKPLRKNLPLPKTPTTSESSQLQLHKSPRSPRIAQSSRLATISTPLPIIF; encoded by the coding sequence ATGGACCAAATAGGTGTTCTAACGAAAGAATTAGgaacaaatattacaaatgctggatatgaaaatttatcattaaagGAAGTAGAAGAGGCGCTGCGCGCTGATctacaaaatttacaatattgcAAAACACAACGCGTGactcatttaaaaaaattgcttgCAAAGGAAAAATCCCTTTGTAAGGTATTAGGCACTCAGCCAATtaatatagaagaaaaattaccttCAGAAGAAGAACTTAAGAGTTTTGAGCTCTACCTTGAAAAACAAGAAGGTGAGAAATGTCGTTTAGAAGCCATTTTTAACGAACAACGTAGAGCAATTGTTAGAATGATGGATGATTTAGGAACATCTCCATCATCTAGTTTTCAACATATAGTATATGAAGATGATGAAAATTATGTCTTTAGCAATAGCAATATGAGTAAACTAAAAGAACTTAGAGAAGAATTAGAACATAAAGTGAATAGTGCAAAGGAACACGTTGAAGACATTAGACAAGAATTAATTGCATTATGGAAATATCTTAACGAACCTGAACATATTTGTCAGTCATTCCTTAGCAGTTACCAAGGATATAGTGTAGCAACTATAAATGCACTAACCACAGAATTGGAGCGATGTAAAGAAAAACGGAAGCAGAACATTGCTAAATATGTGTCACAAGTAAGATCTGAATTGGTCAAACTATGggatttatgtaaattcagtGAACAGCAAAGAAAAgagttcatatatttttattcccaTACATATACAGAAGATTTATTAACATTGCATGAACTGGAAGTAAAAAGGATCCAAGAGTTTTATGATTCAAATAAGTCCATATATGAACTCTTACAAGAGCGTGATGATTTGTGgacaaaaatgaaagaattgtTACAACGTGCAAATAATCCAGATCGTTTTTATAATCGTGGTGGTCAGCTATTAATGGAAGAAAAGGAACGCAAAACCATCCAGAAAAAGCTGCCAAAAATTGAAGAGCAATTAAGGAATTTAATAAAGGAATATGAGAATATGcacgaagaaatatttactataaatGGAATGTCAGTAGAGGAATTATTGAAAGAATCGTGGGAACatttaaacgaagaaaaggaatcTATAAAGAAGGccagaaaagaaggaaaagataaaTCAGCGAAAAAGGCAACGCCAATTGTTTCTAAAATTCCTTCTAAACTTGCTTTAAGCTCATCCAAAAAATTCAGTATTCGTCGTCACACACCACTTAATTTCTCAAAGAGGAAACTTTTCTGTAGTCCTTCTCCAAATACTTCAGCAAAACGTAGAAATAAGAGCATAGGAGCAAGTGGATCtaaaagcaaaagaaacaGTAAAGGAACAAGTTCTAAAAAAGgattgaaacaaaaaaatcaaAACGAGAATTCCATGTTACAAAGTTCAACAGCTACTGACACGACATATAGTAAATTTGAAGAACACTTAGAGGATAAGAAAGAACTACGAAGTTCTTTATTGCCAGAAAAGGtattagcaaatgcaagtaaACCTAGAAGTAAATCTAGAAGAAGATCAATACGAACACCTGCTAAGCCACTAAGAAAAAATTTACCATTACCAAAAACACCAACAACTTCAGAATCATCACAATTGCAATTACATAAATCACCACGTAGTCCTAGGATAGCACAATCATCGAGGCTTGCCACTATATCAACACCATTGcctataattttttga
- the LOC132911074 gene encoding protein regulator of cytokinesis 1-like isoform X1: MADSSEWEPLMQKITAKLSSTLTQLHQIWEEIGYNHEVRSIYCKQVFDHIEDLLGDMVSESKLKKETILVNVKNLMDQIGVLTKELGTNITNAGYENLSLKEVEEALRADLQNLQYCKTQRVTHLKKLLAKEKSLCKVLGTQPINIEEKLPSEEELKSFELYLEKQEGEKCRLEAIFNEQRRAIVRMMDDLGTSPSSSFQHIVYEDDENYVFSNSNMSKLKELREELEHKVNSAKEHVEDIRQELIALWKYLNEPEHICQSFLSSYQGYSVATINALTTELERCKEKRKQNIAKYVSQVRSELVKLWDLCKFSEQQRKEFIYFYSHTYTEDLLTLHELEVKRIQEFYDSNKSIYELLQERDDLWTKMKELLQRANNPDRFYNRGGQLLMEEKERKTIQKKLPKIEEQLRNLIKEYENMHEEIFTINGMSVEELLKESWEHLNEEKESIKKARKEGKDKSAKKATPIVSKIPSKLALSSSKKFSIRRHTPLNFSKRKLFCSPSPNTSAKRRNKSIGASGSKSKRNSKGTSSKKGLKQKNQNENSMLQSSTATDTTYSKFEEHLEDKKELRSSLLPEKVLANASKPRSKSRRRSIRTPAKPLRKNLPLPKTPTTSESSQLQLHKSPRSPRIAQSSRLATISTPLPIIF; this comes from the coding sequence atggcCGATTCATCCGAATGGGAACCGCTTATGCAGAAGATTACTGCAAAACTAAGTAGTACATTGACTCAATTGCACCAAATATGGGaagaaataggatataatcaCGAAGTACGTTCGATATATTGCAAACAAGTATTTGATCATATAGAAGATTTATTAGGCGATATGGTTTCAGAGTCAAaactgaaaaaagaaacgatattagTCAATGTCAAAAATTTAATGGACCAAATAGGTGTTCTAACGAAAGAATTAGgaacaaatattacaaatgctggatatgaaaatttatcattaaagGAAGTAGAAGAGGCGCTGCGCGCTGATctacaaaatttacaatattgcAAAACACAACGCGTGactcatttaaaaaaattgcttgCAAAGGAAAAATCCCTTTGTAAGGTATTAGGCACTCAGCCAATtaatatagaagaaaaattaccttCAGAAGAAGAACTTAAGAGTTTTGAGCTCTACCTTGAAAAACAAGAAGGTGAGAAATGTCGTTTAGAAGCCATTTTTAACGAACAACGTAGAGCAATTGTTAGAATGATGGATGATTTAGGAACATCTCCATCATCTAGTTTTCAACATATAGTATATGAAGATGATGAAAATTATGTCTTTAGCAATAGCAATATGAGTAAACTAAAAGAACTTAGAGAAGAATTAGAACATAAAGTGAATAGTGCAAAGGAACACGTTGAAGACATTAGACAAGAATTAATTGCATTATGGAAATATCTTAACGAACCTGAACATATTTGTCAGTCATTCCTTAGCAGTTACCAAGGATATAGTGTAGCAACTATAAATGCACTAACCACAGAATTGGAGCGATGTAAAGAAAAACGGAAGCAGAACATTGCTAAATATGTGTCACAAGTAAGATCTGAATTGGTCAAACTATGggatttatgtaaattcagtGAACAGCAAAGAAAAgagttcatatatttttattcccaTACATATACAGAAGATTTATTAACATTGCATGAACTGGAAGTAAAAAGGATCCAAGAGTTTTATGATTCAAATAAGTCCATATATGAACTCTTACAAGAGCGTGATGATTTGTGgacaaaaatgaaagaattgtTACAACGTGCAAATAATCCAGATCGTTTTTATAATCGTGGTGGTCAGCTATTAATGGAAGAAAAGGAACGCAAAACCATCCAGAAAAAGCTGCCAAAAATTGAAGAGCAATTAAGGAATTTAATAAAGGAATATGAGAATATGcacgaagaaatatttactataaatGGAATGTCAGTAGAGGAATTATTGAAAGAATCGTGGGAACatttaaacgaagaaaaggaatcTATAAAGAAGGccagaaaagaaggaaaagataaaTCAGCGAAAAAGGCAACGCCAATTGTTTCTAAAATTCCTTCTAAACTTGCTTTAAGCTCATCCAAAAAATTCAGTATTCGTCGTCACACACCACTTAATTTCTCAAAGAGGAAACTTTTCTGTAGTCCTTCTCCAAATACTTCAGCAAAACGTAGAAATAAGAGCATAGGAGCAAGTGGATCtaaaagcaaaagaaacaGTAAAGGAACAAGTTCTAAAAAAGgattgaaacaaaaaaatcaaAACGAGAATTCCATGTTACAAAGTTCAACAGCTACTGACACGACATATAGTAAATTTGAAGAACACTTAGAGGATAAGAAAGAACTACGAAGTTCTTTATTGCCAGAAAAGGtattagcaaatgcaagtaaACCTAGAAGTAAATCTAGAAGAAGATCAATACGAACACCTGCTAAGCCACTAAGAAAAAATTTACCATTACCAAAAACACCAACAACTTCAGAATCATCACAATTGCAATTACATAAATCACCACGTAGTCCTAGGATAGCACAATCATCGAGGCTTGCCACTATATCAACACCATTGcctataattttttga